In the Neofelis nebulosa isolate mNeoNeb1 chromosome 11, mNeoNeb1.pri, whole genome shotgun sequence genome, one interval contains:
- the SDS gene encoding L-serine dehydratase/L-threonine deaminase — MTSGEPLHVRTPVRDSMSLSKVAGTSVYLKMDSVQPSGSFKIRGIGHLCRMWAEQGCEHFVCSSAGNAGMAAAYAARKLGIPATIVVPSTTPALTIERLKNEGAVVKVVGEMLDEAFELAKALAKNNPGWVYIPPFDDPLIWEGHTSIVKELKETLSAKPGAIALSVGGGGLLCGVVQGLQEVGWADVPVIAMETAGAHSFHAATTAGKLVSLPQVTSVAKALCVKTVGAQALKLFQEHPIFSEVISDQEAVAAIEKFVDDEKILVEPACGAALAAVYSRVVQKLQAEGKLRVPLSSLVVIVCGGSNISLGQLRALKEQLGMKNGLPE, encoded by the exons ATGACGTCTGGAGAGCCCCTGCACGTGCGGACCCCCGTCCGTGACAGCATGTCCCTGTCCAAAGTGGCGGGCACCAGCGTCTATCTCAAGATGGACAGCGTCCAACCTTCAGGCTCCTTCAAGATCCGGGGCATCGGACATCTCTGCAGGATG TGGGCTGAGCAAGGCTGTGAACACTTCGTCTGCTCCTCGG CGGGCAACGCAGGCATGGCAGCCGCCTATGCCGCCAGGAAGCTGGGCATCCCTGCCACCATCGTCGTGCCCAGCACCACACCTGCCCTCACCATCGAGCGGCTCAAGAATGAGGGCGCCGTGGTCAAGGTGGTGGGTGAG ATGTTGGATGAGGCCTTTGAGCTGGCCAAGGCCCTGGCAAAGAACAACCCGGGCTGGGTCTACATTCCTCCCTTTGACGACCCCCTCATCTG GGAAGGCCACACTTCCATCGTGAAAGAACTGAAGGAGACGCTGAGTGCAAAGCCGGGGGCCATCGCGCTGTCGGTGGGTGGCGGGGGCCTGCTGTGCGGAGTGGTCCAGGGGCTGCAGGAGGTGGGCTGGGCGGACGTGCCCGTCATCGCCATGGAGACCGCCGGAGCCCACAGCTTCCACGCCGCCACCACCGCGGGCAAGCTCGTCTCCCTGCCCCAGGTTACCAG CGTGGCCAAGGCCCTGTGCGTGAAGACCGTGGGGGCTCAGGCCCTGAAGCTGTTTCAGGAGCACCCCATTTTCTCTGAGGTGATCTCGGACCAGGAGGCTGTGGCCGCCATTGAGAAGTTTGTGG ATGACGAGAAGATCCTGGTGGAGCCCGCCTGCGGGGCGGCCCTGGCCGCCGTGTACAGCCGCGTGGTTCAGAAGCTGCAAGCGGAGGGGAAGCTCCGTGTCCCGCTGTCCTCCCTCGTGGTCATCGTCTGTGGCGGCAGCAACATCAGTCTGGGCCAGCTGCGGGCCCTCAAGGAACAGCTGGGCATGAAGAACGGGCTGCCCGAGTGA